In Chryseobacterium sp. C-71, the genomic window TAATTATTGAAGAAAAAACGGTATAGTTCTTCCTTAAAAAATGTCCGATTCCTATGATGCTGATGCCGACGATGAAGCCGATTCCAGCTCTGGAAGTCTCGCCAATCCAGTTTTTGTCGATGGCGTATTTTACAAAATATCCTATTCCTAAAACGAGCGTAAAAATACCAATAATGGTGAGTGCGTTTTGTTTTAGAAAATCAAAAACAGGGGTCAGCCAATCTTTCTGTTGTTCTAGTTCTTCAAAATTGGTTGGAATTATATTTGGGTCTTGAACTCCGGTATTTTGATTGATAAATTGAATGGGTTCTGGGATGTTATCTTCATTTTCAGCCTTCTCAACTGAAGAAATTTCTTTTTTAGATAAATCAGAAATTTTTTTTTCTAAAATCTCTATGCGCCTATTAAGTCTATAATAAACCAATATGAGAATCACTATTAACATGACAATTAAAGAAGAAATAGAACTCATATAATTAGATTTGTCATCAAATATAAGAATTTGAAAAATAGAGGTCAATAAAAAATCCATTGTGTGAATTTTTACAATGGATTGTCATTTATTTAATTTTCTTTCCAGTTTTTTTCGATGAGCTTCATCAAAAAGTCGGGACATTTGATGACTTTGTTGGTTGCAGCGTCTAAAAAGAAAAGGGTAGTGCGGGCTTCTGTAATTTTTATTTTTTCTTCGTTATAAATTTCATATTCAAATTCTATTCGCACACCCGGAATTTTTTTTACATAAGTATGAATTTCTAATTTTTGATCGTATAAAGCTGGTTTTAAATACTTAATATTGTAATCAGAAACCGGTAGCCAGATTCCAAGCTTTTCAATCTCGTCATAAGATATTCCTATGCTTCTGAAAAGTTCTACTCTTCCCAATTCAAAATATGCGGCGTAGTTGCCGTAATATACGTATTTCATAGGGTCGGTTTCTGCGTAACGTACTCGTATTGTGTGAGTTGTGTGTATCATCTTGAGGTTTGATTTATACATACAAATATATTTTTTAATAATCAATACTTGCAATATTTTTTTTTAAAGTTAAAATATGTGACCTTTGTCTTCCCAATAAAAGCAAACAACCAAAGAATTAATCAGGGCATAAAA contains:
- a CDS encoding thioesterase family protein, which translates into the protein MIHTTHTIRVRYAETDPMKYVYYGNYAAYFELGRVELFRSIGISYDEIEKLGIWLPVSDYNIKYLKPALYDQKLEIHTYVKKIPGVRIEFEYEIYNEEKIKITEARTTLFFLDAATNKVIKCPDFLMKLIEKNWKEN